The region CCGGAGATATATCCACCGGATCTTAAATTAAGATTTTGCGCTAAGTTTTGTATTATAACAAATTTAGATATAATATTCAAGTATTTTTATTAAATTTTACAATTGACATCGGGGCTGGCATGTAATATCATCATAATATGTATAAATGATTGATATAGGTGCTGTTATGGAACTATCCTCCCTTTCGTTCTCATTAAGCAAGACGCCGGAGATCGCCTTCCCCCCGGCCCGGCCGGACAAGGAATACCAGTTGGCCATCATCGGAGGCGGTCCGGCCGGCCTGACCGCGGCGGTCTATGCCGCCCGTAAAAGGACCGATACCGTGCTGCTTACCCACGATCTGGGCGGGCAGGTGCTGTGGACCTCCAGCGTTGAGAATTATCCCGGCTTCCAGTTTATTCAGGGGCGCGAGCTTATCGATAAGTTCAAGGCCCAGGTCCAGCAGTTTCCCATTGATGTCTCCCTGGGGTTTAAGATCGTTTCGGTCGAGCCGCTTGCCAAGGGATATAAGATCTCCTTGGAGGACGGATCGCATTTTACCGCCCGGTCGTTGATAATCGCCACCGGCAAGAAATACCTCAACCTGAACGTCCCCGGCGAAAAGGAGCTGATCGGCAAGGGCGTGGCTTTCTGCGCCACCTGCGATGCCCCATTGTTCGGTGGCAAAACAGTGGCGGTGGTGGGCGGTGGGAATTCAGCCCTGACCGCAGTCAAGGATCTTATGAGCTATGCCGAAAGGATATTTCTGATAAATATATCTTCGGAGATGCAGGGCGACCCTTTCCTGCTGGAGCCGATAAAGAAATCCGACAAGGTCGAGTTCCTGCTGAATACCAAGGTGCTCTCGATCCAGGGCACCGACAGGGTCGAGTCGGTCACTGTCTCAAACAACGAGCAACAGATCATCGCCGTTTCCGGCGTCTTTGTGGAGATCGGGCTGATACCCAATTCGGATATTTTCAAGGGGCTGGTGGAGATGAACGAAAATGGAGAGATAATGGTGGACTGCGCCTGCCGGACCTCGCGGGCCGGGGTATTCGCCGCCGGGGATGTAAGCACCGTGCCGGAGAAGCAAATAGTAGTAGCCGCGGGTGAAGGCGCCAAGGCGGCGTTGAGCGCCTATGAATGGCTGGCAAGGAATTAAAATATTTCTCAATTAAGGAACAGAACATAAACCAGTAGGGACATAGCATGCTATGTCCCTACTATTTTTCACTATTTTGCAAAACGGAATTAAAGCTCAAATGACCAAGTGCCGATATTTTCACCAATTTTCTTTACATGTATCTCTCGTATTCCAGTAACATCAATATCCAATCTACATTTAAACAATTCACCAAGTAACCAAGTGAAGCAATCAATACAATATGTTTCATCCTTTTTTGTTACAATCAACGGTTTTATTATATTGCTCAAAGAATCAGGTAAATCGCCTTCCAATGTAATCTTATGATATTGGTCAGATAATATATCAATAGGTTTGTTTAATACTGGGTTTGTTGAATCAATCGGCATGCCTTTACCATGTGGTATTTGTAAATAATTCTCAACAAGGAATGTATTATTATTTTCATACATTTTACCCATTAAATTAAAATAAAAGCGAACGACAAAAACAGCTTTTTCTTTGGTTAGTTTTCCTTTAATAATATCACTCGCGGCCATTTTGTTGAAATTTATTGGATTCATATACCCGGGTCTTTTAATAGTGTCATCTTCCGGCCACCATGGCCATAACTCATAGGGCACTAACTGCTTATTTATAATATAAAAAGAAGATAAAGATTCACCTTCATGATGAGCAATAAATAATGTGCTGTCGCGTTGAACTATAAATATGGAATACTCATCTAAAAAGGAATAATAGACTTTATATATATGGCCCAATCTTTTAAAGTCATCAAACGTGTAGAATATATTAGGTGTTTTTGTCCAGGGAAAATCTCTACGGGTTATTTCGTTGATTTTCAAATTTATTGAAATATCAAAGCTATCAACCACGGAAGCCATTATTGATTCCGTGCTATTTTCATTGGTAATTGGTATTATTTTATGTCTGAGTGTGTTATTTGCACAACCCAAGATTGAAATAAAAAATATTATTGTTAGTTTTTTCATAATTGGTCTCTTATAATTTTGTCTGGCAATTAAACGGAAGCATATATATGCCTCCGTTTACATTAAACCCAGTAATTAATACCTCACGGATATATCTTCTCCAGCATCCGGGCAAACGGTATGGCCTCGCGGATGTGCTGCAGGCCGCAGATCCAGCTCACCGTCCGCTCTATGCCGATGCCAAAGCCCGAGTGCGGCACGCTTCCGTAGCGCCTTAAGTCCACGTACCACTTGTACGGCTCGTAGGGCACCTTATGCTCCTCCATCTTTTTAAGCAGTAGGTCGAGATCATGTATCCGCTGGCTGCCGCCGATGATCTCGCCGTAGCCCTCCGGGGCGTACAGGTCCGAGCCCAGCACCACCGAGGGATCATCCGGGTCGGGCTGCATGTAGAAGGATTTGATGGCCGCCGGGAAGCGGTCCACGAACACCGGGCGGTCAAATTTACCGGCGATGGCGGTATCATGCGGCGCCCCGAAGTCCTCCCCATATTCGATGGGCACTCCGGCTTCGTTGCATAATCTGACGGCCTCTTTATATGAGATCACCGGGAACGGAGCCTTGATCTTCTCCAACGGCGCGGTGTCGCGCTCCAAGGTCTTCAGCTCATTCTGGCATTCGTTGAGCACCTTTTCCATGATGGCGCAGATCATCCCCTCCTGGCACTGCATGTTCTCGGCATGCTCGAAATAGCTGGCCTCGGCATCCATCATCCACAGTTCGGTCAGGTGGCGGCGGGTCTTGGATTTCTCGGCCCGGAAGGCCGGGGTAAAGGTGTAGACCTTGCCGAAGGCCGCGGCGGTGGCCTCGATGTACATCTGCCCGGATTGGGACAGAAAAGCCGGCTCCCCGAAATAATCGGTCTCGAAAAGCGTGGTGGTCCCCTCGCAGGAGGTGGGGGTCAGTATCGGAGCCGGGGTATGGATGAAACCCTCTTTATGCAGGTAGCCGTGAATGGCCTGTTCGATTGTATCGCGGACCCGCAGGGCGGCATGCTGCTTGGAGGAACGCATCCACAGGTGACGGTGCTCCATCAGAAAGGCCGGGCCGTGTTCTTTGGGGGTGATGGGATAATCCTGGGACAGCTGGACTATCCGGAGATCGGTGACCCCCAGTTCGTACCCCGAGGGCGAGCGTTTGTCCTCCTTTACCCTCCCCTTGACGATGATGGACGATTCCTGGCTCACTTTGTCGCCCAGCTCAAAGATCTTGGCATCCACCTCGTTCTTGACCATCACCCCCTGGATGACCCCGGAGCCGTCCCGGATCTGCAAAAAATGTATCTTGCCCGAGGACCGCTTGTTGTACAGCCAGCCCTTGAGGGTGACCTCCTGCCCCAGGTGTTTTCCGATATCGGAGATATAGACGAAATCCAGTTTCATAAGATCCCTACATTGATATTTTTGATTGAATGTTAAATTTACCAAACTTCGAGCCTGCAAGTCAAGATAAAAGGCTTACCTGAGTGACAGCATTATAACTCATTTTCTCTTGACATATTCCGGCTTTTAAGCTACATTATTGTATATACTGCTGGCGGAGCTTTTTTAGGCTTCGCCATTAATTGCCAGAAAGGACATAAATCATGGGACACAAACCTATCGAAATATTGATGGACGGACAGCGCCTGCCGGCCAAGGCCGGGGAGCAGATCCAGAGCCTATTCAAGCGCTACCCCCCGAATGCCGGAAAACTGCTGGCCGCCAAGATCAACCAGAACCTGGTCAGCCTGGACGCTGTGCTGCACGCCAATTGCCGCCTGACCCCGGTATTTTACACCGACCGCGAGGGCCTGGCGGTCTATCGGCGGACGGCCTGTTTGATATTGTATGAAGCGGTGGAGGAGCTTTACCCCGAGGCCCGGATCATCGTGGGCCAGTCGCTGGCCAACGGCTATTATTTCGATTTTGTATCCGATAAGCCCATCGACCAGGAGATACTGGATAATATCGAAGCCAGAATGCGACAGATCGTGGCCGAGGGCCGGCCCTTTGTAAGAGAATCCATATCCATCGAAGAGGCCAAGGAATATTTCGATGCCGAGGGCTATCACGACAAGATAAAACTTCTGACCACCACCCGGCTGACCGAGGCCAAGCTTATTGGCTGCGGGGTGTTCAAGGACATCCAGCACGGGCCGGTCACGCCCACCACCGGGTTCATCGACCGCTTCGAGCTGGCCCTTTATGCCCCCGGCTTTCTGCTGCGCTTTCCCCAATCCAAGAACCCGGAGAGGATCCCCGACCTCTCGCCCCAGACCAAGCTCTTTAATATCCACAAGGAGACCAAGGAATGGAACAAGATCCTGGGCGTTACCAATGTGGGAGAACTCAATGAGATCTGTCTGACCAAAGAGATCGGCAACCTGATCCGGATATCCGAGGGCTTTCATGAAAAGCGCATCGCCCAGATCGCCGACATCATCACCTCCCAGCGGGACAAGGTGAAACTGGTGCTGATCGCCGGGCCCTCCTCCTCCGGCAAGACCACCTTCAGCAAAAGGCTGATGATCCAGCTCAAGGTCAACGGCCTGAGGCCCATCGCCCTGTCCACCGACAATTATTTTCTGGGGCGGGCCCAGACCCCTCTGGGCGACGACGGCAAGCCCGATTTCGAGTCCCTGCGGGCGGTGGATCTGGAGCTGTTCAACCAGCAGATGACCGAACTGCTGAAGGGCCAGGAGGTGGCCACCCCGATATATAATTTCCACACCGGGACCCGGGATGAAAGGACCGTCAGCCTGAAGCTGGAGGCCAACGATATCCTGCTGGTGGAGGGGATCCACGGGTTGAATCAGAAGCTCACCCAGTCGGTGCCCCGGGAGAACAAGCTCAAGGTCTATATCAGCGCCCTGACCCAGCTGTGTCTGGACGACCATAACCGGATCATGACCTCGGATGTCCGGCTGTTGCGAAGGATCGTCCGGGATCGCAAGTTCCGGGGCTACAGCGCCGCCCACACCCTTAAGGTGTGGCCCTCGGTGCAGCGGGGCGAGGAGCACAATATCTTCCCCTTCCAGGAGGAGGCCGACGTTATGTTCAATTCCACCCTGGTTTACGAACCGTCGGTGCTGAGGATGTACGCCGAGCGCTTTTTGCTGGAGGTGCCCACCGACGACGAGAGCTTCGGCGAGGCCTACCGCCTGCTGCATTTTGTAAGGATGTTCGTGCCGGTGTTCGCCGACGAGGTGCCCCACACCTCGATATTGCGGGAATTCATCGGCGGCAGCACTTTTGAGTATTGATCTAATTCGGTAACGAAAAAGCCCTCCCGGAAAACCGGAAGGGCTTTTTTATATTTCGGCCCTATTGCCTGGACTTCAGCCGATACCCGGAATCCTCTTCGTTTTTATGATAGTCGAATGAAGAAATGATTTTCCGGTCGCTGGTTATATCGCTAAGACTGGCCGGATAACTGCCATTGAGCATGTAATAGACTTCGATCCGGTTTTTCAGCCAACCCATCCGGGCCCTGATGATCTCCCGCTGTATCAGATTGTTTTTCTGCGCTGTCAGCAGATTGATCTTATAGGCCCCAAATCCCGCTCCGCCCAAAACCGCCAATCCCAGCAGGACAGCTGCCGTTGTTATGATCTTGCCGGTTGCGCTGGCCGTCTTTTTGGCCTGCCTTTCGGCCACCCTCACCTCCGGCTCCGGGGTATGGATTATCTCCACCGTTCCCGACATCAGCAGGTTATAGACGGCATTGAATGTCCGGAAACGCCCCAGATAGGTCTCCCCTATCATCTGGCTGATGGTCTTTGAGCCGTCGACCATTTCGAATATCTGCTGAAGGTCGGTTGAAATCTCCAGGCCGGTGACCGTATCCTGAATCTTTTTCAGGATGACGCCGTCGGAGGGCAGGGCTTTGGCAATGGCCGGCCATTCATCCTTGCGCCTCAGGGTCTCCAGCAGCAATAATTCGGCCGGGATGGCCACCTGGGAGCGGCTGTTCTGATACAGCCTCTCCTCGGGATTGAACTTGTAACGGGCATCGCTCCAGGTAAAGACCTCATCCAGCACCTCCTGGATCTTGAAGGTCACCAGCCCGTCTATCTCCTCCTGGGTCATCAGCCCCTCCTTCAGAAGCAGTTCCCCCAGGGGGATCCCGGTGTCGACCTGTATCTTCAGGATGGATTTCAGCTTTCCCTGCTCCACCTTTTTGGACCTCAGCAGGTAGTTCTGCAACTGGTCCTGGCGGCCCTGGCGGCCGTACACCGCTCCGGTGATCTTGCCGTAATCAAAGGCGATGGAGGCCTTGTCATTTTTTGATGTCAGCTGCAGCACCCCGGCCTTCTGGTTGCCGGCGATAAACTGCAGGACATCCGCCAGACCGAACTCTTTTACATTACCTTCAAGCGGCATCTGAAGCTCCTTGGTTTCTGAACAGCTGAATATACCCCACCCAGGAGATGAGATATAGTACCGCCATGATGATTCCGGCGATCCAATAAAAATTATCCGTCACTGAAAAATCCAGCCGGGGCGATATCCAGGGGGAGATGAATAACATCAGTCCGGCATACAACAGTCCCAGGGATAGTGAAAGAAGCCATCCCTTTATGGCGCTGCCCCGCATTACAAATGATGACCCCGGCAGGAAAAAATTTGCCAGGCCGGAGATCGTCCGCTCCCTCTTTACCGCCTGGCGGGAGAGCACCTCGGCCGCCTTTTGCTGCAGCTCCTGGGACTGGATGGAAAATATCTGGTTATGGCACTCTTGGCAATACAGGTTTCCGTCCTGGGCCAGGGCCTGGCATCGGGCGCAGACATAACGCCCGCATAGCCAGCAGTTGCGGACCGCCAGGTTATCCTTCACCAGAACCATCCATACGATGATCAGAGCCACCAGCACCAGCCAGGCCCATAACGGCAGCCAGAGATTCAGCCGGGTGAGGCTGGCGGCCTCCGCCGGAGCAAAGGAAGCCAATGGTTTCCATCCCCGCCATACTTCCGGCCAGAGCAGTTCCTGGTCAAGCTGGGCATCCATCACCATATTGCCGCCCGACTTCCGGCTCCGGCTTTCCATTCTGGCCGGGGCCAGCGAGGCGGCCCTCTCCAGCTCCACCCGGGCCTGGTTGAAATCGATGGCCTTAAAATGCACCTGCCCCAGGTTGTAATGGGCCTCGGCCAGATCCTGGTCGGCTTCGATGGCTAGGCGGTAAAACGAAGCAGCGCTGTCAAACTGCCCCTTGAAAAAATAAATATTCCCCAGATTGTTCAGGGCGGAGGGATTGTTCCCCGATGCTTCGATGATCGCCGTCAGATATGTTTGGGCTCGGTCCAGCCGCCCGCGGTTCTTCTCCATCAGGGAGAGGGCGTATATCGGTTTCAGATCAGAAGGATCCTGCTGCTGCTGCCCGGCCAGGTCCTGGACCAGCCAGTTATTCCACTCCGAGGTATTGGCCACCGCCAGGGCTTCAACCCGCCCCTGATCGCTGGCTTTGAAGAACTGGTGAACCAGGTTGAAGCCGGCCGCCGAACAACCGATCAGGGCCATGGTGATCCAGAACATTACCTTCTCCCGGGTCCTTCCCATGACGATGACCGCTCCGGCCGGGATCATTATGGCCAGGGCCAGACTGAATCCGGCTATGATCACTAATAACCCGACGCCCACTGATGTTGCCAGGAACATCCGGCCGAAATATGGCCAGTTTTTGGGGAGCAGGTCGGAGAGCAGATGGAACAGATAGGGAAGATATTTTACTGTCAATAACAGTAGGAAGAAAAGGCCTCCCGCTATCAGGGCCAGCGATAGCCCAAATATCCCCAGCCATAAGGTCCGGTATCTATAGCGGAAATCCTGCCGGTAGCCGTTGATGGCCTGGATGAACTGCCCCAGAGCCGATGCCACTCCGATAATACGGCTGTTGGCCTGGAAATGGGAGATATTGTTTTTAAAGGAATAATTATCGGCCAACAGAGCCAGCCGGGAATATTTTTGAGCCCCTTCCCAGTCTTTATTCTTCAGGGCCTGTCGGGTTTTATTTCCCCAATACGCCCCGATCACGGGAAGATCCAACCCCAGCGCCCGACTGCGGATCAATGAGGACTCGGCGGCGGCCAAAGCCTCCTCCGGCATCCCCTGATGCTGATAATCCAGGCTTCTCTGCCGCCACTCCTGCCATTGCATCAGATTAGCCCAGTCGGCGGTGTCCGCCACCACGATCGGCCCGCTGGCAGCCGGAGCTGTCTCCAGGCTATCCTCCTGGCTGTAGCCTAGCCCGGCCATCAGCAGAAGTGCGGTAAATATTAAAAGTTGTCTTCGCATTCTCGATGGTTGTAATTAAATACGATAGTTGTCATAATTGTCATATAGCAGGCTTTTCAATAATAGTGTATATATCGGTTAAAAGTCAAGCAAAAAGGTTTGCATTTTCCCCTCTTAATTTGGTATCATTCCCCGATATGGATATTTTGATCGCCACCAGAAATAATGACAAGGTCCGGGAGATCTCGGAGATATTGGATCTGCCCGACACCCGCTTCGTCGGATTGGATGGCTTTCCCGACTGTCCGGAGGCCGAGGAGACCGGCCGGACCTTCGATGACAATGCCATGATCAAAGCCAGCCAGGCGGCCTATTACAGCGGCCTTTGGGCTTTGGCCGACGATTCCGGCCTGATGATAGACGCCCTGGGCGGCCAGCCCGGCATCCTTTCCGCCCGCTTTGCCGGGCCGGAGGCCGATTACCGGGATAACTGGATGAAAGCGCTGGAGCTGATGAAACAGGTCCCGTCCGAAAAAAGGGCCGCCCGGTTTGTCTGTGTCCTGTGCCTGGTGGGAAACAATAACCGGGCCTTTTTTACCCGGGGGGAGATCGAAGGAACGATAACCACGGAACCCCGCGGCAGCAACGGTTTTGGATACGACCCCATTTTCCTTCCGGCCGGGTTTGACAAGACCTTTGCCGAACTGGACCCACCGGAAAAGAACCGGATCAGCCACCGATCCCAGGCCCTGAAAAAGATGCGGGCCCTGATCAACGGCTTGGCCTCCCCCGGCTCGCCTAAAACTTAGCTTGACATATCAACCTTTGGTATAATATAATTACTGTTTGCTGAAGGTGCTACGGGGTGTGGCGCAGTTGGTAGCGCGCTTGCTTTGGGAGCAAGAAGCCCCCAGTTCGAGTCTGGGCACCCCGACCAGTACTGATTATAGACAATAGATTACTGATCTTTGGGGCAGCCCCAAAATAGATTCGGTTAATTAGATCTTTAGTGTTTGGTTTTTAATATTTGTCGGGGAGTAGCGCAGCCCGGTAGCGCACCTGGTTCGGGACCAGGGGGTCGGAGGTTCGAATCCTCTCTCCCCGACCATTTTGATCTAGCGGGGTCGCCCCGATAAAATCGGGGTCTCCCCTATCACTTTCAGGTTAACAGGTGGGTTGCCTTAAGAAAATCAAGACCTACCCTATCGTTTTACGCCGGGAGTAACGGATAGATTTTAGATGATGGATTAGGGATACCGGAAAATGATCAGATATCCCTGACCTGTTATCAGAAATGCGCCTGTAGCTCAGTTGGATAGAGCATCTGCCTTCTAAGCAGAGGGTCACAGGTTCGAATCCTGTCAGGCGTACCATTTTGGATTATAGTCAATGGATAACGGATTTTGGGGACAGGTTTGGGATTTCAGTCCCTTGATAATAGATCACGGGGTTACGTTTTGGGGGTAGTTATGATCAGCGGGTTTATTGATCTGGAAGTATGGCAGAAAGCGCATCAGTTGTTTTTAGATGCGGTAAAAGATTCTGATAAATTTCCCAAGACCGATGCGGCCCGGATAATAACCAATCAGTTATTGCGAAGCACCGGTTCTATCAGCGCCAATATAGCCGAGGGCTATAATGCCCAAAGCACCAAAGAATATCTGCATTACCTGGATGTTTCAATTCGGACCTGTGCTGAAAGTGAAAATTGGATATATAAATTAAAAGACTTAAAATACCTTTCCGCAGAAATAGTTGACCAGAGATTATCAATCTGCCTGACAATAAAAAAGATGCTTTTCGGATTGAAACGAAGCCTGAAGAACAAACCCCGTAAATCAATAATCCTGTAACCCAAAGACCAAAATCTGTCACCTATGTTTTTCCAATTATCTGTCATCTGTAGACAATAATCCGTCTTGTGATCCAAAGGAAAAAATCCGTAATCCGTACTTTTTCCCTGTAATCCAATGACAAAAATCTGTAATCCGCACCTTTCCCTCTGTAATCCAATGACCATAATCTATAATCCGCACCTTTCCCCCTGTAATCCAATGACCATAATCTATAATCCGCACCTTTCCCCCTGTAATCC is a window of Candidatus Edwardsbacteria bacterium DNA encoding:
- the asnS gene encoding asparagine--tRNA ligase, whose product is MKLDFVYISDIGKHLGQEVTLKGWLYNKRSSGKIHFLQIRDGSGVIQGVMVKNEVDAKIFELGDKVSQESSIIVKGRVKEDKRSPSGYELGVTDLRIVQLSQDYPITPKEHGPAFLMEHRHLWMRSSKQHAALRVRDTIEQAIHGYLHKEGFIHTPAPILTPTSCEGTTTLFETDYFGEPAFLSQSGQMYIEATAAAFGKVYTFTPAFRAEKSKTRRHLTELWMMDAEASYFEHAENMQCQEGMICAIMEKVLNECQNELKTLERDTAPLEKIKAPFPVISYKEAVRLCNEAGVPIEYGEDFGAPHDTAIAGKFDRPVFVDRFPAAIKSFYMQPDPDDPSVVLGSDLYAPEGYGEIIGGSQRIHDLDLLLKKMEEHKVPYEPYKWYVDLRRYGSVPHSGFGIGIERTVSWICGLQHIREAIPFARMLEKIYP
- a CDS encoding nucleoside kinase — its product is MGHKPIEILMDGQRLPAKAGEQIQSLFKRYPPNAGKLLAAKINQNLVSLDAVLHANCRLTPVFYTDREGLAVYRRTACLILYEAVEELYPEARIIVGQSLANGYYFDFVSDKPIDQEILDNIEARMRQIVAEGRPFVRESISIEEAKEYFDAEGYHDKIKLLTTTRLTEAKLIGCGVFKDIQHGPVTPTTGFIDRFELALYAPGFLLRFPQSKNPERIPDLSPQTKLFNIHKETKEWNKILGVTNVGELNEICLTKEIGNLIRISEGFHEKRIAQIADIITSQRDKVKLVLIAGPSSSGKTTFSKRLMIQLKVNGLRPIALSTDNYFLGRAQTPLGDDGKPDFESLRAVDLELFNQQMTELLKGQEVATPIYNFHTGTRDERTVSLKLEANDILLVEGIHGLNQKLTQSVPRENKLKVYISALTQLCLDDHNRIMTSDVRLLRRIVRDRKFRGYSAAHTLKVWPSVQRGEEHNIFPFQEEADVMFNSTLVYEPSVLRMYAERFLLEVPTDDESFGEAYRLLHFVRMFVPVFADEVPHTSILREFIGGSTFEY
- the rdgB gene encoding RdgB/HAM1 family non-canonical purine NTP pyrophosphatase, producing the protein MDILIATRNNDKVREISEILDLPDTRFVGLDGFPDCPEAEETGRTFDDNAMIKASQAAYYSGLWALADDSGLMIDALGGQPGILSARFAGPEADYRDNWMKALELMKQVPSEKRAARFVCVLCLVGNNNRAFFTRGEIEGTITTEPRGSNGFGYDPIFLPAGFDKTFAELDPPEKNRISHRSQALKKMRALINGLASPGSPKT
- a CDS encoding FAD-dependent oxidoreductase is translated as MELSSLSFSLSKTPEIAFPPARPDKEYQLAIIGGGPAGLTAAVYAARKRTDTVLLTHDLGGQVLWTSSVENYPGFQFIQGRELIDKFKAQVQQFPIDVSLGFKIVSVEPLAKGYKISLEDGSHFTARSLIIATGKKYLNLNVPGEKELIGKGVAFCATCDAPLFGGKTVAVVGGGNSALTAVKDLMSYAERIFLINISSEMQGDPFLLEPIKKSDKVEFLLNTKVLSIQGTDRVESVTVSNNEQQIIAVSGVFVEIGLIPNSDIFKGLVEMNENGEIMVDCACRTSRAGVFAAGDVSTVPEKQIVVAAGEGAKAALSAYEWLARN
- a CDS encoding tetratricopeptide repeat protein, with the translated sequence MRRQLLIFTALLLMAGLGYSQEDSLETAPAASGPIVVADTADWANLMQWQEWRQRSLDYQHQGMPEEALAAAESSLIRSRALGLDLPVIGAYWGNKTRQALKNKDWEGAQKYSRLALLADNYSFKNNISHFQANSRIIGVASALGQFIQAINGYRQDFRYRYRTLWLGIFGLSLALIAGGLFFLLLLTVKYLPYLFHLLSDLLPKNWPYFGRMFLATSVGVGLLVIIAGFSLALAIMIPAGAVIVMGRTREKVMFWITMALIGCSAAGFNLVHQFFKASDQGRVEALAVANTSEWNNWLVQDLAGQQQQDPSDLKPIYALSLMEKNRGRLDRAQTYLTAIIEASGNNPSALNNLGNIYFFKGQFDSAASFYRLAIEADQDLAEAHYNLGQVHFKAIDFNQARVELERAASLAPARMESRSRKSGGNMVMDAQLDQELLWPEVWRGWKPLASFAPAEAASLTRLNLWLPLWAWLVLVALIIVWMVLVKDNLAVRNCWLCGRYVCARCQALAQDGNLYCQECHNQIFSIQSQELQQKAAEVLSRQAVKRERTISGLANFFLPGSSFVMRGSAIKGWLLSLSLGLLYAGLMLFISPWISPRLDFSVTDNFYWIAGIIMAVLYLISWVGYIQLFRNQGASDAA
- a CDS encoding four helix bundle protein, whose product is MISGFIDLEVWQKAHQLFLDAVKDSDKFPKTDAARIITNQLLRSTGSISANIAEGYNAQSTKEYLHYLDVSIRTCAESENWIYKLKDLKYLSAEIVDQRLSICLTIKKMLFGLKRSLKNKPRKSIIL
- a CDS encoding DUF4388 domain-containing protein — its product is MPLEGNVKEFGLADVLQFIAGNQKAGVLQLTSKNDKASIAFDYGKITGAVYGRQGRQDQLQNYLLRSKKVEQGKLKSILKIQVDTGIPLGELLLKEGLMTQEEIDGLVTFKIQEVLDEVFTWSDARYKFNPEERLYQNSRSQVAIPAELLLLETLRRKDEWPAIAKALPSDGVILKKIQDTVTGLEISTDLQQIFEMVDGSKTISQMIGETYLGRFRTFNAVYNLLMSGTVEIIHTPEPEVRVAERQAKKTASATGKIITTAAVLLGLAVLGGAGFGAYKINLLTAQKNNLIQREIIRARMGWLKNRIEVYYMLNGSYPASLSDITSDRKIISSFDYHKNEEDSGYRLKSRQ